In Mixophyes fleayi isolate aMixFle1 chromosome 4, aMixFle1.hap1, whole genome shotgun sequence, the following proteins share a genomic window:
- the LOC142149714 gene encoding transcription factor HES-7-like, with translation MLDMDCAETFPSRKILKPVVEKQRRDRINRSLDEMRVLLLKLTGNQKLRNPKMEKAEILELAVVYVWNVTRMKTHDPHRWVSPAEKCYLSGFRDCLDRTEDFIQDMGPGAKARFLNDLQTHLQHRLSFPKQLNLCGQAGRRDEDLSSDGNVSPNSSVDVSPCSPSGSGPPSWLSSSLPNTEAHQMEHNPAPTFVWRPWP, from the exons ATGCTGGACATGGACTGTGCGGAGACTTTCCCATCCCGGAAG ATCTTAAAGCCGGTGGTGGAAAAACAGAGAAGAGACCGAATTAACCGCAGCCTGGATGAAATGAGGGTTCTGCTGCTGAAACTGACGGGGAATCAG AAGCTTCGAAATCCTAAAATGGAGAAAGCAGAGATTTTGGAGCTTGCTGTGGTCTACGTCTGGAACGTGACGCGTATGAAAACGCACG ATCCACACAGATGGGTGTCGCCCGCGGAAAAGTGTTACCTCTCTGGTTTTAGAGACTGTCTAGACCGCACCGAGGATTTCATTCAAGACATGGGTCCAGGGGCCAAGGCCCGCTTCCTCAATGACCTGCAGACCCACCTTCAACACAGGTTGAGTTTCCCAAAGCAGCTCAACCTCTGTGGTCAAGCCGGCAGACGAGACGAAGACTTGTCTTCCGATGGGAACGTCTCCCCTAACTCCAGTGTTGACGTAAGCCCCTGCTCGCCTTCCGGTAGCGGTCCGCCCAGCTGGCTGTCTTCTAGCCTCCCAAATACCGAAGCTCATCAGATGGAGCATAACCCTGCTCCTACGTTTGTGTGGAGACCATGGCCGTAG